The following is a genomic window from Pseudomonas sp. FP2335.
GTCCGACAGCCCCGAGCCGACGCCGCGCTGCGGATCGTTGCGTCCATACATATTGAGTTCGGCGGTGGGCTGCAGGATCAGCCGGTTGCTCAGCAGAATGTCGTAGTCACCTTCCAGGCGTGCGGCGGTGTGGCCGGATTCACCGACAAACAGCGTCGCTTCGGCCTCGAAGCCGTACAGCGCCATGCCCTGCACGCCAAAGGCGGCCCAGGTTTGGCCGTCGCCGGGTTTGAAATCCTGGCGTACGCCGCCGACCAAGTCCCACCACGGGCTGATGGCATGCCCCCACAGGGCCTGGGCCTCGGCACTTTCCGTGCGCCCGGCACTGCGCTCACCCTCGCTACGCAACCACAGGCGGTCGATGTCACCGCCGACCCAACCCTTGATGTCCCAGTTCAGCGCACCGTCACCCTCGCCGCCCTGCCATTCCAACTGGTTGACCAGCAACATCGAATGCACGGCGCTGTCGTGCACCATGTGCCCGCCCGGCGCGTTGTACACCGCCGCGCGGTCTGCGTCGGTCAACGGCGGGATCGGCGTGCGGCTCTCGGTGAGAGCCGGGGAGGCAGGGCTCATGCCCTGAAACTCGTCCGCCAACGCCAGCGGGCCAAACGTCAGTGCGATGAACCCAGAGGCCATCCAGGCACTTCTATTCACATGCTTATTCATGCACGCGCACCTCACGAAACATGCCCATCTCCATGTGGTACAGCAGGTGGCAGTGATAAGCCCATCGGCCCAGCGCATCTGCCGTCACGCGGTAGCTGCGCCGCGACCCCGGCGGCATGTCGATGGTGTGTTTGCGCACCTGGAACTGGCCGTTCTCGTCCTCCAGGTCGCTCCACAGGCCGTGCAGGTGGATCGGATGGCTCATCATGGTGTCGTTGACCAACACCAGCCGCACCCGCTCGCCGTAGGTCAATGCCAGAGGCTCGGCATCGGAAAATTTCACGCCATTGAACGACCAGGCGAACTTCTCCATGTGCCCGGTCAGATGCAACTCGATCGTGCGGCTGGGATCGCGGCCGTCGGGGTCTTCGAAGGTGCTGCGCAGGTCGGCGTAGGTCAGCACGCGCCGGCCGTTGTTGCGCAGGCCGATGCCGGGGTCGTCGAGCTTGGGCAGCGGGTTCATGGCCTGCATGTCCACCAGCGGGTTGTTGCCTTCGCTGGCCGGATGGCTCTGCATCGCCATGGCACTGTGGTCCATGCCGGCCATCTGCGGCATATCGGCCATGGCGCCGTGGTCCATGCCACCCATGCCCATGTCGTCCATGGTGATCCAGGGACGCGGCTCCAGCGTCGGCACTGGCGCCGTGGCGCCAGCCTGGCGGGCCAGCGTGCCGCGGGCGAAACCGCTGCGGTCCATCGACTGCGCAAACACCGTGTAAGCCTGCGCCGTAGGCTCGACCAGCACGTCGAACGTCTCGGCGACGGCAATGCGAAACTCATCAACCCTGACCGGCGTTACCGATTGGCCATCGGCGGCAATCACGGTCATTTTCAGCCCTGGGATGCGCACATCGAAGTAGCTCATGGCCGAGCCGTTGATAAAGCGCAGGCGAACCGTCTCGCCCGCCTCGAACAACCCGGTCCAGTTGCGCTCGGGCGGCTGGCCGTTGAGCAGGTAGGTGTAGGTCTCGCCGCTGACGTCGGCCAGGTCCGTGGGGTTCATCTTCATCTGCGCCCACATCAGGCGGTCGGCGGCCGTGGCCTTCCAGCCCTGCGCCCCCACATCGCGGACAAAATCGCCGACGGTGGGTTTGTGCAGGTTGTAGTAATCGGACTGCTTCTTGAGGGTTTTCATCAGGGCGACGGGATCTTCGTCGGTCCAATCCGAGAGCATCACCACATAGTCACGCTGCACCGTGAACGGCTCGGGTTCACGGGGATCGATCACCAGCGGGCCATACACGCCCTGCTGTTCCTGGAACCCGGAATGGCTGTGATACCAGTAGGTGCCGTGCTGCTTGAGGGTGAACTGGTAGACAAACACCCCGCCCGGCTCGATGCCCTTGAAGCTCAGGCCAGGCACGCCGTCCATGGTCGAAGGCAGCAAGATGCCGTGCCAGTGGATCGAGGTCGGCTCGGCCAGGCGGTTTTTCACGCGCAGGGTCACGGTGTCGCCTTCGCGCCAGCGCAGCAACGGGCCGGGCAGGCTGCCATTGATGGTCAGCGCGGTGCGGTTGCGGCCGGTGAGGTTGACCGGGGTCTGGTCGATGAACAACTCAAACTCGGTGCCCGCCAGCACAGTAGGCTGGCCGGGACTGGTGAGGGCCCAGACCGGGCTGCGCCAGAGCCCGAGCCCGCCAAGCAAGCCGCCGGCGGCGAGGCCTTTGACAAAGGTGCGTCGTGAGGGGGTGAAGTGCATGCCGATTCAAGTCCGTCAGTTGAATGGCCGCAGATTAGGCAGGGATGGCTGTCAGCCACCTTAGCGCCAGATTACTGATCTGACAGGTTCGCCCGGCGCCACAGCGGGCACCGGGACGTGAAGGGCCTCAGGCGATCTGGGCTTTTGCGGCCACCTCGGCAAATGTCGCCGGGTCCAGCGCGTCGACCTGCTCATCCAACACCTGGCGCGGGTGGTCGTTGCCCGGAATCGAGCTGTCGATCAGCGCCAGCAATTGGGCACCCAGCGGGGTGAGAATGAAGTTCTCGCCGTTGCCGCCCTCCTCCTCAGGCCGCGATTCAATAAAGCCGCGCTTGAACAACAGCGCTTCATAATCCGCAGCAGTCTTTTTCAACGCATCCAGATTGCCGGTGGACTCGCCTGCCGTAGCCTTCTCGGCGGCCTCTTGTTCAGCGTATTTGCGCGGCGCGAAGCTGCCTTCGCCGTTCTGTACTTCATGCAACAGGCGTTCGATCAGATCCCAGTTGTAAGTCGTCATCCCTATTCCTCCTGCAGGCCGACGGAAAAGTGGCCCGATACGCGGTGGACAGGCCTCGCTAAGCGCCGTTCAGTCCAGCCGACGAAGCTGCATAACCGGCGGACATAAAAAAACCGGACAATCGTCCGGTTCTTTCACATCACCCCTGCCTTACTCGGCAGCCGGTGCTTCTGGCTTGCGGCGCTTGAGCGGGGCCATGCCGTCCTTGCTGACGAGCGACAGGTTGTCGGTCTTCGGCCGGTTGGCGATCTTGCGCTTGGTCGGCGACTTGGCGCCGGTTTTCTTTTTGTCACCCTTGGCGTCGGTCTTTTTCTTCTTCACGCCAACGGCCTTGCCCGACGCCTTGACCTTCTTCGGCCCGGTGTAGGTGCCTTTGACTTCCTTGATGGTACGGCGCTCGAACGACTGCTTGAGGTAGCGCTCGATGCTCGACATCAGGTTCCAGTCGCCGTGGCAGATCAGCGAGATGGCCAGGCCATCGTTGCCGGCACGCCCGGTACGACCGATACGGTGCACGTATTCGTCGCCGCTGCGGGGCATGTCGAAGTTGATCACCAGGTCCAGGCCGTCAACGTCCAGGCCGCGTGCGGCAACGTCGGTGGCCACGAGGATCTTCACGCCGCCGGCCTTGAGGCGGTCGATGGCCAGCTTGCGGTCCTTCTGGTCTTTCTCGCCGTGCAGCACGAACGCCTTGTAATCCTGGGCAACCAGGCGACCGTAGATGCGGTCGGCGGCAGCGCGGGTGTTGGTGAACACGATGGCCTTCTGATAGGTCTCGTTGGCCAACAGCCAGTTGAGGATCTGCTCTTTGTGCACGTTGTGGTCGGCGGTGACGATCTGCTGGCGCGTGGTCGCGTTCAGGTCGCTGACGTTGTTGACCTGCAAGTGCTCAGGGTTGTTCAGCACCTTGGCGACCATGTCGCGCAGGGTCGAACCGCCGGTGGTGGCGGAGAACAGCATGGTCTGCTGGCGGTTGACGCACTCGCCCACCAGACGCTGCACGTCGTCGGCAAAGCCCATGTCGAGCATGCGGTCGGCTTCGTCCAGCACCAGTACTTCGACTTCCTTGAGGTCAAGGTTGCCGGCGTTGAGTTGCTCGATCATGCGGCCCGGGGTGCCGATCAGGATGTCCGGCACCTTGCGCAGCATGGCGGCCTGCACCTTGAAGTCTTCGCCGCCGGTAATGATGCCGGACTTGATGAAGGTGAACTGCGAGAAGCGCTCCACTTCCTTCAGGGTCTGCTGGGCCAGCTCACGGGTCGGCAGCAGGATCAGGGTCTTGATGCTCACGCGGACCTTGGCCGGGCCGATCAAGCGGTTCAACACCGGCAGGACAAAAGCCGCGGTCTTGCCGCTGCCGGTTTGAGCTGTCACCCGCAGGTCACGCCCTTCGAGCGCGAGCGGGATGGCCGCTGCTTGCACAGGCGTTGGCTCGACAAATTTAAGCTCGGCCACGGCTTTGAGCAGGCGTTCGTGCAGGGCGAATTGGGAAAACACGGGTGCTACCTCGAAGAAATACAAAATATCAGCTGCATAGGGTAACGGTTTCGGGCGTCCAAACCGAGTTTCTTTACGCGAACGGTGCTAATCAGCCGCTTTTTTGTCAGGACTTTTGTCCAAGAGGCCAACTTTGTAGCACTTCAATGCTCTAATCGCCCCGTCTTGTCCCACAGAAGAATCGGTTTCACCCATGGATATAAAACAGCTCTGGCTCAACGTCCAAGACCTTTGGGGCGCCCTCGATGAACACCCGTTGCTGCACGCCAGCCTCGGCCTCCTGGTGTTGCTGGTGGTGGCGCTGTTGCTCGGACGGATGGCGCGCTACCTGATCCTGCACACCATCAAGTTGCTCGGCCGGCAACCGGCCCTGCACTGGCTCAATGACCTGCGGCACAACAAAGTCTTCCACCGCCTGGCGCAAATGACGCCATCACTGGTGATCCAGTTCGGCCTGTACCTGGTGCCCGACCTGAGCAAGACAGCGATCCTGTTCATCGGTAACGTGGCCCTGGCGATCAGCATCCTGTTCCTGACGCTGGCCATGAGCGCCCTGCTCAACGCCCTGCTGGACATCTACGCGCGCACCGAGCATGCGCGCACTCGCTCGATCAAGGGCTACGTGCAGCTGGCGAAAATGGTCCTGTATGTATTTGGCGCGATCATCATCGTCGCCACCCTGATCGACCGTTCGCCGCTATTGCTGCTGTCGGGTCTTGGCGCCATGTCGGCCGTGATCCTGTTGGTGTACAAGGACACCCTGCTGTCGTTCGTCGCCAGCGTGCAACTGACCAGCAACGACATGCTGCGGGTCGGCGACTGGATCGAAATGCCCCAGGTCGGCGCCGATGGCGATGTGGTGGACATCACCCTGCACACGGTCAAGGTGCAGAACTTCGACAAGACCATCGTCTCCATCCCCACCTGGCGCCTGATGTCCGAGTCGTTCAAGAACTGGCGCGGCATGCAGGCCTCGGGCGGGCGACGGATCAAGCGCAGCCTGTTTATCGACGCCAGCGGCGTGCGCTTCCTGCGCGACGATGAAGAGGTACGCATGACCCAGGTGCACCTGCTCACCGACTACATCGGGCGCAAGCAGGCCGAGCTCAAGGCGTGGAACGAAGCCCAGGGCCACAGTGCGCAACTGTCGGCCAACCGGCGGCGCATGACCAACCTCGGCACCTTTCGCGCCTACGCCCTGGCCTATCTGAAAAGCCACCCGGACATCCAGCCGAACATGACCTGCATGGTGCGCCAGATGCAAACCACCGCCCAGGGTGTGCCGCTGGAGATCTACTGCTTCACGCGCACCACGGCGTGGGCGGATTACGAGCGGATCCAGGGGGACATTTTTGACTATCTGCTGGCGGTGTTGCCGGAGTTTGGCTTGAGCCTGTATCAGCAGCCGAGTGGCAATGACTTGCGCGCTGGGATGCTGCCGGCCCTGCTCGGTGCCAGTCATTTACCACCGTTGGAAAACAAATCTGCCTAGCACTACCAACCATTTGTGGGAGCGGGCTTGCCCGCGATGGCGGTGTATCAGTCGA
Proteins encoded in this region:
- a CDS encoding copper resistance system multicopper oxidase; protein product: MHFTPSRRTFVKGLAAGGLLGGLGLWRSPVWALTSPGQPTVLAGTEFELFIDQTPVNLTGRNRTALTINGSLPGPLLRWREGDTVTLRVKNRLAEPTSIHWHGILLPSTMDGVPGLSFKGIEPGGVFVYQFTLKQHGTYWYHSHSGFQEQQGVYGPLVIDPREPEPFTVQRDYVVMLSDWTDEDPVALMKTLKKQSDYYNLHKPTVGDFVRDVGAQGWKATAADRLMWAQMKMNPTDLADVSGETYTYLLNGQPPERNWTGLFEAGETVRLRFINGSAMSYFDVRIPGLKMTVIAADGQSVTPVRVDEFRIAVAETFDVLVEPTAQAYTVFAQSMDRSGFARGTLARQAGATAPVPTLEPRPWITMDDMGMGGMDHGAMADMPQMAGMDHSAMAMQSHPASEGNNPLVDMQAMNPLPKLDDPGIGLRNNGRRVLTYADLRSTFEDPDGRDPSRTIELHLTGHMEKFAWSFNGVKFSDAEPLALTYGERVRLVLVNDTMMSHPIHLHGLWSDLEDENGQFQVRKHTIDMPPGSRRSYRVTADALGRWAYHCHLLYHMEMGMFREVRVHE
- a CDS encoding DEAD/DEAH box helicase, with amino-acid sequence MFSQFALHERLLKAVAELKFVEPTPVQAAAIPLALEGRDLRVTAQTGSGKTAAFVLPVLNRLIGPAKVRVSIKTLILLPTRELAQQTLKEVERFSQFTFIKSGIITGGEDFKVQAAMLRKVPDILIGTPGRMIEQLNAGNLDLKEVEVLVLDEADRMLDMGFADDVQRLVGECVNRQQTMLFSATTGGSTLRDMVAKVLNNPEHLQVNNVSDLNATTRQQIVTADHNVHKEQILNWLLANETYQKAIVFTNTRAAADRIYGRLVAQDYKAFVLHGEKDQKDRKLAIDRLKAGGVKILVATDVAARGLDVDGLDLVINFDMPRSGDEYVHRIGRTGRAGNDGLAISLICHGDWNLMSSIERYLKQSFERRTIKEVKGTYTGPKKVKASGKAVGVKKKKTDAKGDKKKTGAKSPTKRKIANRPKTDNLSLVSKDGMAPLKRRKPEAPAAE
- a CDS encoding mechanosensitive ion channel family protein; the protein is MDIKQLWLNVQDLWGALDEHPLLHASLGLLVLLVVALLLGRMARYLILHTIKLLGRQPALHWLNDLRHNKVFHRLAQMTPSLVIQFGLYLVPDLSKTAILFIGNVALAISILFLTLAMSALLNALLDIYARTEHARTRSIKGYVQLAKMVLYVFGAIIIVATLIDRSPLLLLSGLGAMSAVILLVYKDTLLSFVASVQLTSNDMLRVGDWIEMPQVGADGDVVDITLHTVKVQNFDKTIVSIPTWRLMSESFKNWRGMQASGGRRIKRSLFIDASGVRFLRDDEEVRMTQVHLLTDYIGRKQAELKAWNEAQGHSAQLSANRRRMTNLGTFRAYALAYLKSHPDIQPNMTCMVRQMQTTAQGVPLEIYCFTRTTAWADYERIQGDIFDYLLAVLPEFGLSLYQQPSGNDLRAGMLPALLGASHLPPLENKSA
- a CDS encoding copper resistance protein B; this encodes MASGFIALTFGPLALADEFQGMSPASPALTESRTPIPPLTDADRAAVYNAPGGHMVHDSAVHSMLLVNQLEWQGGEGDGALNWDIKGWVGGDIDRLWLRSEGERSAGRTESAEAQALWGHAISPWWDLVGGVRQDFKPGDGQTWAAFGVQGMALYGFEAEATLFVGESGHTAARLEGDYDILLSNRLILQPTAELNMYGRNDPQRGVGSGLSDSELGLRLRYEVRREFAPYVGVTWNRRYGQTAQYTREDGEDVSQLRWVVGVRLWF
- a CDS encoding transcriptional regulator, with the protein product MTTYNWDLIERLLHEVQNGEGSFAPRKYAEQEAAEKATAGESTGNLDALKKTAADYEALLFKRGFIESRPEEEGGNGENFILTPLGAQLLALIDSSIPGNDHPRQVLDEQVDALDPATFAEVAAKAQIA